The proteins below come from a single Triplophysa rosa linkage group LG12, Trosa_1v2, whole genome shotgun sequence genomic window:
- the hpxb gene encoding hemopexin, which translates to MKVFFLCFCVCLALPLSYAAPAHHDGIMADEPEDHLHPKGEDHQLDRCKGIEFDAITPDEKGNTFFFKGDHLWKGFTGPAELSGGTFKELDEHSHLDHVDAAFRMHHGDDPNTHDHIFFFLDDKVFSYKNYTLENGYPVDIQQEFPGIPNHLDAAVECPKGECVTDSVLFFKGNEVYHFDIKTKLTKKKVWSHLPNCTSTFRWLEHYYCFHGHNFTRFHPISGEVTGVYPKDARNYFMRCGEGFGHGAGTRKLQCSDIKLNAITTDSKGRAYAFQGSVYMRLDTHREGNHPFLISRQWKEISGAVDAVFSYGDNMYIIQGGQVYIYKSEAHYTLIEGYPKPLKEELGIDGPVDAAFLCANQHIIHIIQGQKMYDIDLMASPRAIKKEMPIPFPKIDAGLCDADGVKVFIGPEYYDYGSPMLLALGKASPQPHKISPEKFGCEQ; encoded by the exons ATGAAAGTTTTCTTTCTgtgcttctgtgtgtgtttggctcTGCCTCTTAGCTATGCGGCTCCAGC CCACCATGATGGAATAATGGCAG ATGAACCTGAGGATCATTTACATCCTAAAGGAGAGGACCACCAACTAGACCGCTGTAAAGGCATTGAGTTTGACGCCATCACCCCAGATGAAAAAGGAAacactttcttttttaaag GTGACCATCTCTGGAAAGGTTTCACTGGGCCCGCTGAGCTATCAGGTGGCACATTCAAGGAACTGGATGAACATAGTCACCTGGATCACGTTGATGCAGCTTTCCGGATGCACCATGGGGATGATCCCAATACTCATGACCACATCTTTTTCTTCCTG GAtgacaaagtatttagttataAAAACTACACCCTTGAGAACGGCTACCCTGTAGACATCCAACAGGAATTTCCTGGTATCCCCAACCATTTAGACGCTGCTGTTGAGTGTCCCAAAGGAGAATGCGTCACAGATTCAGTGTTGTTCTTCAAAG GAAATGAAGTTTATCACTTTGACATCAAGACAAAATTGACTAAGAAAAAAGTCTGGAGCCACTTGCCAAACTGCACATCTACCTTTCGCTGGCTAGAGCATTATTACTGTTTCCATGGTCACAACTTCACCAGATTCCATCCTATTTCTGGGGAAGTGACAGGAGTGTATCCCAAAGATGCTCGGAACTACTTCATGAGATGTGGTGAAGGATTCG GTCATGGAGCTGGTACAAGAAAGCTGCAATGCAGTGACATCAAACTGAATGCAATCACCACAGATAGTAAAGGCAGAGCATATGCATTTCAGG GTTCAGTCTACATGCGTTTGGATACACACCGTGAAGGCAATCATCCTTTCCTTATTTCCAGGCAATGGAAGGAAATCTCTGGTGCAGTGGATGCAGTTTTTTCCTATGGTGATAATATGTATATCATTCAG GGTGGTCAAGTTTATATCTACAAGTCAGAAGCACATTACACTCTCATAGAGGGTTACCCTAAACCTCTGAAGGAAGAGCTAGGCATCGATGGTCCTGTGGATGCAGCATTTTTGTGTGCAAATCAGCACATTATACACATTATACAAG GTCAAAAGATGTATGACATCGATCTAATGGCAAGCCCCAGGGCCATTAAAAAGGAGATGCCGATTCCTTTCCCTAAAATTGATGCTGGCCTCTGTGATGCTGATGGGGTGAAGGTGTTCATTGGTCCAGAATACTATGACTATGGAAGCCCAATGCTACTAGCTCTAGGCAAGGCCAGCCCTCAACCTCATAAAATTTCTCCAGAAAAATTTGGCTGTGAGCAATAA
- the LOC130562666 gene encoding sodium- and chloride-dependent GABA transporter 2-like, translating to MGKEEGRIEERGYWGSKTEFLLAVAGIVIGLGNVWRFPYLCYKNGGGAFLIPYLVFVVTCGVPLFLLETAMGQYTREGAITCWHRLCPLAEGIGYAGQLLVLYSCMYYIIILAWALFYLFFSFSSQLPWASCDNAWNTDNCVNLAAKNLINRTARMNSTSSTTEFWERRVLLLSGGIEQMGNINWEILLCLIAMWIVCYFCAWKGVKSTGKVVYFTATFPYVMLLVLLIRGLTLPGALQGIMFYLYPEPSRLADPQVWMEAGSQIFFSYGLCTACLTVLGSYNKYTNNCYRDCLWLCLLNSGTSLVAGFAVFSVLGFMAHEQGAPIEEVAESGPGLAFIAYPQAVAMMPLPQLWAVCFFIMIILLGLDTQFVAMEVFMTSVTDQFPMVLRKAGRREMFLLFFCLGCFVSQLIMVTEGGVYVFQLFDYFGYSGASLLFIAVFESLAMGWVFGAERMFDIIEDMTKTRPNYIFKLCWKYLTPLVSLVSLVCSLVQYKPLTFNRWYVYPDWAYALGWLLALSSILLVPGWALVRLLAGKGSLRKRWHLLCNPDTNLPLTCKQRTKIEETSCTAEMKVLVSTEEN from the exons ATGGGCAAAGAAGAAGGACGGATCGAGGAGAGAGGGTACTGGGGAAGTAAAACAGAGTTTCTTCTGGCTGTTGCAGGAATTGTAATTGGTCTGGGTAACGTGTGGAGGTTTCCATACCTCTGCTACAAGAATGGAGGAG GTGCATTCCTGATTCCATACCTGGTGTTTGTGGTTACCTGTGGGGTTCCTCTGTTCCTGCTAGAGACGGCAATGGGACAGTACACACGAGAAGGTGCCATTACATGTTGGCATCGCCTCTGTCCACTGGCTGAAG GTATTGGCTATGCAGGACAGCTGTTAGTGTTGTATAGTTGCATGTATTACATCATCATTCTGGCTTGGGCGCTTTTCTACCTCTTCTTCTCCTTCAGCTCTCAACTTCCGTGGGCCAGCTGTGACAACGCCTGGAACACAG ATAACTGTGTAAATCTTGCTGCAAAGAATCTAATCAACCGCACAGCAAGAATGAATTCAACCTCTTCAACTACTGAGTTCTGGGA GCGTAGAGTTCTGCTTCTCTCTGGAGGTATTGAGCAGATGGGTAACATCAACTGGGAAATTCTACTGTGTCTCATTGCAATGTGGATTGTATGTTATTTTTGCGCCTGGAAAGGTGTCAAATCTACAGGCAAG GTGGTGTATTTCACAGCCACATTTCCCTATGTGATGTTACTGGTGTTGCTGATTCGTGGGTTGACTCTTCCTGGGGCCCTACAGGGGATCATGTTTTACCTGTACCCTGAACCATCCCGTCTCGCTGACCCACAG GTTTGGATGGAGGCAGGATCTCAGATCTTTTTTTCTTATGGTTTGTGTACAGCTTGTCTTACTGTACTAGGCAGCTACAATAAATACACCAACAACTGTTACAG GGACTGCTTATGGCTTTGTCTTCTGAATAGTGGTACCAGTTTAGTGGCTGGTTTTGCTGTGTTCTCGGTCCTGGGCTTCATGGCCCATGAACAGGGCGCCCCCATTGAGGAGGTGGCAGAATCAG GTCCTGGTCTAGCATTCATAGCTTATCCACAGGCAGTTGCTATGATGCCTCTTCCTCAGTTGTGGGCTGTGTGTTTCTTCATAATGATTATTTTGCTGGGTCTAGACACACAG TTTGTTGCAATGGAGGTTTTTATGACATCAGTGACTGACCAGTTCCCCATGGTGTTGCGCAAAGCTGGACGTCGAGAAATGTTTCTCCTTTTCTTCTGTCTTGGTTGCTTTGTAAGCCAACTTATCATGGTCACAGAG GGGGGGGTGTATGTATTCCAGTTGTTTGACTACTTTGGTTACAGTGGAGCAAGTCTTCTTTTCATCGCTGTGTTTGAGTCTCTGGCCATGGGTTGGGTCTTTG GTGCTGAGAGAATGTTTGACATCATTGAAGACATGACAAAGACACGACCCAACTACATATTCAAACTGTGCTGGAAATACCTGACTCCTCTTGTGTCTCTG GTGTCTCTTGTCTGCTCTCTGGTGCAGTACAAGCCCCTGACATTTAACCGCTGGTATGTGTACCCAGACTGGGCGTATGCGTTAGGCTGGTTACTGGCCCTGTCCTCCATTCTGCTGGTGCCTGGATGGGCACTGGTTCGCCTGTTGGCTGGAAAAGGGAGCCTGCGAAAG CGTTGGCATCTCCTGTGTAATCCAGATACAAACCTCCCTCTCACCTGTAAGCAACGGACCAAAATAGAGGAAACATCTTGTACTGCAGAGATGAAAGTCTTAGTCAGCACTGAGGAAAACTAA